The following are encoded together in the Candidatus Krumholzibacteriia bacterium genome:
- a CDS encoding mechanosensitive ion channel family protein → MRMRLGRWMGRLVALALLFLVHALAAGAGTPALTDTTLAASAPEAVAAYQPATLTIANRPVFVFRGELMGYSPDKRLETATQRLQAVMAERGPGKVTVGQNDLGAVVQVDGRLVFVVTKGDVDPFLDQSFQQFLEAVTGNLEAAIVAYREQRSLNAIISALLRALLATVIMVRAIQYLRRLVIWLTRWLGGYAEGRVQRLKEAQSTVAAQLVTLVRLVVRLAGLVLALLIAYSWLAFVLDQFPYTSPWGDQLGGYLGNTVLTVVMAIVRSIPGLLMVVIIFTMARFIARWSRLLFEAVRDGRMELPAVDADTALPTQRLISIFIWLLAVALAFPFIPGSGGAAFKGLSVLLGLMVSLGASSVVSQAASGYILMYSRSLRVGDYVKVAEHEGTIMSMSMLSTKIRTPRDEEINVPNAVIVSSITKNYTRLTRNTGAMLPTTITIGYSTPWRQVHAMLITAAERTEGIRKDAKPGVLQSALSDFYVEYTLLVRLERPDTRASVASALHANIQDVFNEHGVQIMSPHYENDPAEKVWVPREKWHEPPASGDDV, encoded by the coding sequence GCCAACCGGCCGGTATTCGTCTTCCGCGGCGAACTCATGGGCTACTCCCCGGACAAGCGTCTGGAGACCGCGACGCAGCGCCTGCAGGCGGTCATGGCCGAGCGCGGCCCGGGAAAGGTGACGGTGGGCCAAAACGACCTCGGCGCGGTGGTGCAGGTGGATGGCCGGCTGGTCTTTGTGGTGACGAAGGGCGACGTTGACCCGTTTCTGGATCAGAGCTTTCAACAGTTTCTGGAAGCCGTGACGGGCAACCTGGAAGCGGCGATCGTCGCCTACCGCGAGCAGCGCTCCCTGAATGCCATCATTTCCGCGCTGCTGCGGGCGTTGCTTGCAACCGTGATCATGGTGCGGGCCATCCAGTATCTGCGCCGGCTCGTTATCTGGCTCACGCGGTGGCTGGGGGGCTACGCCGAGGGCCGGGTGCAGCGGCTCAAGGAGGCCCAGTCCACGGTCGCCGCCCAGCTGGTGACGCTGGTTCGCCTGGTGGTCCGCCTTGCCGGCCTCGTGCTGGCCCTGCTTATTGCGTATTCGTGGCTCGCCTTCGTCCTCGACCAGTTCCCCTACACGAGCCCGTGGGGTGACCAGCTGGGGGGGTACCTGGGGAACACGGTCCTGACCGTGGTCATGGCGATTGTGCGCAGCATTCCCGGCCTGCTGATGGTGGTCATCATCTTCACGATGGCCCGGTTCATCGCGCGCTGGTCCCGGTTGCTGTTCGAAGCGGTGCGCGACGGGCGCATGGAACTCCCCGCTGTGGACGCGGACACCGCGCTTCCCACGCAGCGCCTGATCTCGATATTCATATGGTTGCTCGCCGTCGCGCTGGCATTTCCGTTCATTCCCGGCAGCGGCGGTGCGGCGTTCAAGGGCCTCAGCGTGCTGCTGGGCCTCATGGTGTCACTGGGCGCATCCAGTGTGGTGTCGCAGGCGGCCAGCGGATACATCCTCATGTACTCGCGCTCGTTGCGCGTGGGCGACTACGTCAAGGTGGCCGAGCACGAGGGAACCATCATGTCGATGAGCATGCTCTCCACCAAGATCCGTACGCCGCGCGACGAGGAGATCAACGTCCCCAACGCGGTGATTGTGAGCAGCATCACCAAGAACTACACGCGCCTCACCAGGAACACCGGTGCGATGCTGCCAACGACGATCACCATCGGGTATTCGACGCCGTGGCGGCAGGTCCACGCCATGCTGATCACCGCGGCGGAGCGCACGGAGGGCATTCGCAAGGACGCGAAGCCTGGCGTCCTGCAATCGGCGCTGTCGGACTTCTATGTGGAGTACACGCTACTGGTCCGGCTGGAACGCCCCGATACGCGCGCCAGTGTTGCCAGCGCGCTGCACGCCAACATACAGGATGTCTTCAACGAGCACGGCGTGCAGATCATGTCTCCCCACTACGAGAACGACCCCGCCGAGAAGGTGTGGGTGCCGCGCGAAAAGTGGCACGAACCGCCTGCCAGCGGGGACGACGTGTGA
- a CDS encoding protein kinase, with product MSTSRTLQPEDQLAHYRVVGPLGAGGMGEVYLAQDQTLERNVALKVLPQELVRSEERVRRFVQEAKSASSLNHPNIITIYEIGQDTVKSASGEASTGSVQFISMELVSGKTLGARIHEEKTDLRTLLGYLAQAAEGIAKAHAAGIVHRDLKPGNIMVSDDGFAKVLDFGLAKLTEQRSGEASASAMTEVGGQTAEGAVLGTVYYMSPEQVQGKSVDHRSDIFSFGCMLYEATTRQRPFLADSNVETMHKILHDKPAPIEEINPAAPAELRRLIRRCLNKAPDQRLQSMKDLALELREIADEYDSLSVSATSATTGSGSMAPIVGRRGRRVPLVPVIAAGAVVIAAALFFALRDHGREAAVQSNPFENMRIHTATSRGNVSDCIMSPDGRYLAYLVVDGGRFGMFVRQVATGSDVEVLPMDDRIVESPVFSPDGNYLFYLARDPETPLYRTLFRMASLGGPSEKRAFDVDSRVSFSPDGTQFAFTRGFPQEGRTAIFVMPIGGGAEKELVSVRTPEVMSTDAVWSPDGKTIATIVLVPPPVSQSTVVTFDVDTGKRSDILQRKQAFYLGIGWMGDGSGLLATGVDLNMGFTNQIYMVSYPGGQVRRITNDFNQYQSPSASKAGDGIAAVRTTSLSNLWSVGVPGGDAVQLTRATSTENTPSAFNAGEKVVYYSMVRDQFLRLFAMPSTGGDAQLITTPPGHVTNIRSGGDVIVLQIYNEGEQHLWRIGTDGSGARRLSDFAGENLLDISPDGKYATFAVSDSVQGVWIVPTAGGEPRLLAPKATRGSGVFSPDGSRVLVGEFEHVASLLRIAYKAYPCEGDGAPLTVSTPQTAINLQWLPDGSGLSYIDRSDPARNVSRLSFGGGEPVRVTRFTDQQVTNYAYSLDGKHVAVVRQVDNYDNVWLTDAAGGNARQLTTFAALSVFGMRWMPDSSRLIGSVGNATRDVVLIRDFR from the coding sequence ATGAGCACATCCCGGACCCTCCAGCCCGAGGATCAGCTGGCCCATTACCGCGTGGTAGGGCCGCTCGGCGCGGGCGGCATGGGCGAGGTGTACCTCGCGCAGGATCAGACGCTGGAACGCAACGTGGCGCTCAAAGTGCTGCCGCAGGAACTGGTGCGCAGCGAGGAGCGTGTGCGCCGCTTTGTGCAGGAGGCCAAGTCGGCGTCGTCGCTCAACCATCCCAACATCATCACCATCTATGAAATCGGCCAGGACACGGTGAAGTCGGCCTCGGGCGAGGCGTCCACCGGTTCGGTGCAGTTCATCTCCATGGAACTGGTGAGCGGCAAGACACTGGGCGCCCGGATCCACGAGGAAAAGACCGACCTGCGCACGCTACTCGGTTATCTCGCGCAGGCGGCGGAGGGCATCGCCAAGGCGCACGCGGCGGGCATCGTGCACCGCGACCTCAAGCCGGGCAACATCATGGTGTCCGACGACGGGTTCGCCAAGGTGCTGGACTTCGGGCTGGCCAAGCTCACCGAACAGCGCAGTGGCGAGGCGTCGGCCTCGGCGATGACCGAGGTGGGCGGGCAGACCGCGGAGGGCGCGGTGCTGGGCACGGTGTACTACATGTCGCCGGAGCAGGTGCAGGGAAAATCGGTCGACCACCGCTCCGACATCTTCTCGTTCGGCTGCATGCTCTACGAGGCCACCACGCGCCAGCGGCCGTTTCTCGCCGACTCCAACGTGGAGACGATGCACAAGATCCTCCACGACAAGCCGGCCCCCATCGAAGAGATCAACCCGGCCGCGCCGGCGGAGCTGCGCCGCCTCATCCGCCGCTGCCTCAACAAGGCGCCGGATCAGCGGCTGCAGTCCATGAAGGATCTCGCGCTGGAATTGCGCGAAATCGCGGACGAGTACGACTCGCTTTCAGTATCGGCCACCTCCGCCACCACCGGCAGCGGCAGCATGGCACCCATCGTGGGACGCCGCGGACGGCGCGTGCCGCTGGTTCCCGTGATCGCGGCGGGCGCGGTGGTGATTGCGGCGGCGCTGTTCTTCGCGTTGCGCGATCACGGCCGGGAGGCCGCGGTGCAGAGCAACCCGTTCGAGAATATGCGGATTCACACGGCGACGAGCCGCGGCAATGTCAGCGACTGCATCATGTCGCCGGACGGCCGCTACCTGGCGTACCTGGTGGTGGATGGCGGCCGTTTTGGCATGTTTGTTCGCCAGGTGGCGACGGGCAGCGACGTTGAAGTGTTGCCCATGGATGATCGCATCGTCGAATCACCGGTCTTCTCGCCGGACGGCAACTACCTCTTCTACCTGGCGCGCGATCCGGAGACGCCGCTGTACCGCACGCTGTTCCGCATGGCCTCGCTCGGCGGACCCTCGGAGAAGCGGGCGTTCGACGTCGATTCGCGGGTGTCGTTCTCTCCCGACGGAACCCAGTTTGCCTTCACGCGTGGGTTCCCCCAGGAAGGAAGGACCGCGATCTTCGTCATGCCCATCGGCGGTGGTGCCGAGAAGGAACTCGTCTCGGTTCGTACCCCCGAGGTGATGAGCACCGATGCCGTGTGGTCGCCCGACGGGAAAACCATCGCGACCATTGTGCTCGTGCCACCACCGGTATCCCAGTCCACGGTGGTGACGTTCGATGTCGACACCGGCAAGCGCAGCGATATCCTCCAACGCAAGCAGGCTTTCTATCTGGGCATCGGCTGGATGGGAGACGGCAGCGGGCTGCTGGCCACCGGCGTCGACCTCAACATGGGATTCACGAACCAGATCTACATGGTTTCCTACCCGGGTGGCCAGGTGCGGCGCATCACCAACGACTTCAACCAGTACCAGAGTCCCTCCGCCTCGAAGGCGGGCGACGGGATCGCGGCGGTGCGGACCACATCGCTTTCCAACCTGTGGTCGGTGGGTGTCCCGGGTGGAGACGCCGTCCAGCTCACGCGCGCCACGAGCACGGAGAACACGCCCAGTGCGTTCAACGCCGGGGAAAAGGTGGTTTACTACTCGATGGTTCGCGACCAGTTCCTGCGGCTGTTCGCCATGCCGTCCACCGGAGGCGATGCGCAGCTCATCACCACGCCTCCAGGCCACGTCACGAACATCCGTTCGGGTGGGGACGTCATTGTGCTGCAGATCTACAACGAGGGTGAGCAGCATCTCTGGCGGATCGGAACGGACGGAAGCGGCGCGCGCCGGTTGTCGGATTTCGCGGGCGAGAATCTCCTCGATATTTCGCCGGACGGGAAGTATGCGACGTTCGCCGTCTCCGATTCGGTGCAGGGGGTGTGGATCGTCCCCACCGCGGGCGGGGAACCGCGCTTGCTGGCGCCAAAAGCCACCCGCGGTTCGGGAGTCTTCTCCCCGGACGGCAGCCGTGTCCTGGTGGGGGAGTTCGAGCACGTGGCAAGCCTGCTGCGAATCGCGTACAAGGCTTACCCCTGCGAGGGGGACGGGGCACCGCTGACGGTTTCAACGCCGCAGACGGCGATTAACCTGCAGTGGCTGCCGGATGGCAGCGGGCTGAGTTATATCGATCGCTCGGACCCGGCGCGCAATGTGTCCCGCTTGAGCTTCGGTGGCGGCGAACCGGTGCGTGTGACCCGGTTCACCGACCAACAGGTCACGAACTACGCGTATTCGCTCGACGGAAAGCACGTCGCGGTAGTGCGGCAGGTGGACAACTACGACAACGTCTGGCTCACGGATGCCGCGGGAGGAAACGCGCGGCAGCTGACGACGTTTGCGGCGCTGTCCGTCTTCGGGATGCGTTGGATGCCGGACTCGAGCCGGCTCATCGGATCGGTGGGCAACGCCACGCGTGATGTGGTACTGATCCGCGATTTCCGGTAG
- a CDS encoding phage holin family protein gives MTLDNEPRARTGIFDKLKSQAAEVIGTSRNRIDTFSADVESRIFHFLTMLILRLVAFVCVALGLFFAMLTVIFGFDLPPRYALGIPAATFLLVGVTAVILVRVKKRKKPARK, from the coding sequence ATGACCCTCGACAACGAACCCCGCGCCCGCACCGGTATCTTCGACAAGCTCAAGAGCCAGGCCGCCGAGGTCATTGGCACTTCGCGCAACCGCATCGACACCTTCTCCGCCGACGTCGAAAGCCGCATCTTTCACTTCCTCACCATGCTCATCCTGCGGCTGGTGGCGTTCGTGTGCGTGGCGCTGGGGCTGTTCTTTGCAATGTTGACGGTGATATTCGGCTTCGACCTGCCGCCGCGTTATGCGCTGGGTATTCCCGCGGCAACCTTCCTGCTGGTCGGGGTGACCGCGGTCATTCTGGTGCGCGTCAAGAAGCGCAAGAAGCCCGCGCGCAAGTAA